In Labeo rohita strain BAU-BD-2019 chromosome 8, IGBB_LRoh.1.0, whole genome shotgun sequence, the genomic window GCGGAGCGGATGGTGGAGCTGCAGGAGCGCCGGAGGAGTCTTCAGACGCTGCTCAACACTCGAATAGCAGAACTCAAACGCGTGTGTCTGCAGGAAGCGGTCAGTGTCTGAAAggcatttaaatttaatgaagTAGTTCCTTAGAACTTGTTCTATTAATAAAGGACTAGAACAAGAAAGCTTGACACGATAAGCTTTGTATTTCTCCATGGTGTCACTGGCGAAGCACACAGCAGTGAGCTGCCAGATCACGTGACGCTCCAGAGATGCCGCCACATGCCCGGCTAATCTTTGCTCATACTTGTATCTCAACAAGCTTGGCTTTCGAAATGCTGGTTTTACACAGTATGTGTTTTGTGCTTTgggtcttaaaggagaagttcacttccagaataaatatttcttgataatttactcaccctcatgtggtcCAAGATGTTCCTATCTTTGTGTCTTCagtagaaaagaaattaaggtttttcaggaaaacagtgcaggatttttctccatataatggacttcaatgggagcaaACGGgttaaaagtccaaattgcagtttcaatgcagcttcaaagggctctacatgatcccagctgaggaaaaagggtcctATCTAGCATAATGATCagtaattttcaaaaacaataaaaatgtatatactttttaaccacaaatgctcttcttgcactagctttgcgATGTGCATGCACATCATCACGCATTGCGTAATCAAGTTGGAAAAGTCACGTGCGGTTAGGGTGAAAAACTcgatctcattttctcctccaacttcaaaatcatggttgttttacctttttttgtaaagggtgtttgactttctttgcatgtttgctttgtaaaactgggtcggtacttccgcctacgtcacgtGTGACCGTTCCaatatgattatgtaatgcgtgaagtcaagctggtgcaaaacgagcatttgtggttaaaaatgtatacatttttattgtttttagaaaGATCATTATGCTAGAAATGATCCttattccttagctgggatcatgtggagccctttgaagctgcactgaaactgcagtttggaccttcaacccattgatccctattgaagtccattatattttttttcaaaaaccttaatttctttgcgactgaagacagaaagacatcaacatcttgaaTCACATGGGGGTGATTCAAGATGTatattatcaggaattttttattttacaagtgAACTAATAATCTAAAACCATGTGTGAAACTAAGTTGAAacactgttagccaatcataacagctcatttgcatataaAAGGTATAGCAGCAAAACAACCTGTTTGATTCTAAGGGTGAAAAATGggcttaaaatgtaaatgttcacTGTTTGTTGGTGCAAAAACTTGACTAAACTAATctaaattaaaggattagttcacttgcagaacaaaaaaatgtacaaataatttactcacctcctttgtcatccaagatgatcgtgtctttttttcttcagtcgtaaagaaattatgctgaaAGGAAAacctttcagcatttttctccatataatggactttgaaccaaaatgtagtttaaatgcagcttgaaaggctctaaacgatcccagctgaggaagaagggtcttatctagtgaaacaatcagttattttctaaaaacaattatagtttataagctttttaatctcaaacgcttgtcttgtctcgttTGCCTGAACTGAATAATATactggaaaaactcccatctcattttttcctctaacttcaaaatcatcctatatcgctgtttcaccttttttgtaaagggtgtttgatcttctttgcctGTTCACATTAGtttggtacttctgcagggatgtaggatgactttaaagttggaggagaaaatgagaagggaatttttctacataccctagCTGTCCTCATGCAGTTCATgcagacgagacaagacgagtgtttgaggttaaaaagtatatcaattgtaatttttttagaaaatgagcgatcgtttcactagataagacccttcttcctcgactgggatagtttagagcctttgaagctgcatttaaactacattttggaagttcaaaatcggggcaccaatgaagtccattatatggagaaaaatcctaaaatgttttccactagaaacagaatttctttatgattaaaaaaagaaagacatgaacatcttggatgacaagggggtgagtacattatcttagttttggaagtggacttctcctttaacataatAATAGAACCAGTTTATAGGTGAAATATGCTTGTTCATGTTTGCTCTTCATTAATTTTTTCCAGGAATTGACGGGTGAAGTTCCTCATGACTATCCTTTGGAAACCGGAGAGAAAGTCCCTCATGTGCGGCGCAGGGCTGGTCTGTCCCGCAGCGGGTCCAAACATAACACAAAAAATGAGGTGTGTGCATTTTGAGGTGATACGGGTGGCCACTAATTTGATAACGGatacatgataaataaatatcataagtTGCTCAATGTTTGTACTGGCTTAGGAAGAGGACGTCTCTCAGCGCAAGACAAAGAAAACTCTGTTCAGCGGCGCCCTCCGCAGGCACGCCGATTCAGAACAGCATCCTCCACACAGCAAACGAACGGTTCACAGAGGATGCCACACAGGTGGGTTTCAAGATTACACAGATGAGCTAAAATACCATTTCAGAGTCAAAATTTGTGTgcatacactactattcaaaagttaagatgtttttgaaagaggtCTCTTATGCTGTATgtatctgtaaaaaatatttattacaatttaaaataaatagtttcaatttgtattgtaaaatggaatttttttctgtaatgcaaagctgaattttgagcatcagtgtcacacaatccttcagaaatcattctaacatgctgatttgctgctcaaaaaacatttattattatcacttattatagaaatcttttgtaacattataaatgtatttactgtcacttttggtcgATTTAATacatccctgctgaataaaagtgttaatttttaaaaaaaatagaccccaaacttctgaacattAGTGTTTGAGTTGACTGTATGTATAATGAGTGACCCAGATGTAAAAAAAGATAATGTAATGAATAGATTAGAAATAAAGTGATAAGTGTCAAGCTGGACTGTGCTGAGATAACAGACATCACACTGACACCCTGAGGTTAACGGATCAAACTAAGCGAAGATTATAGATATCAGATTAAAGATAACATTGATTAAAGCTCACTGTAACAAAGATTCCTCATATGTAGTGTTGAACTCATGTGACTTAGACTTAGATTTGGCAGGAGAGACAGAGCAAAGACTGATTTACAACGGTTCAGACCAATATAGTGTCAGTCTGGCGTTTTGGCTCTGGACCGTGGGAAAAGTTGAATGTGTTTGCGTGTTTGTGTATGTGGTATAAATTTAGAAAAGAAAGTTTTCTCGTGTGCAAACATGGAAAGCAGTCCGCCTTAAATGAAACACGTGAGACGTGTTGGTTGTGCAACAGGAAGTGTTGAGAAACCGGCCGGCCATTATTACTGCAATGATGATGCAGGTTCAGTAAAAATTAACACACAAGTTGATGTAGCTGTCTGGATAAGGACATCtggggttattatagttaactactATTATAGTTAAACCTACAACTAAAACCAAGTGTGAAGAATTTCATCTGGTTCTCCCATTTGCTCTTTTTACATTGATTATCACCCAGAAAAATCAGATCCAaaaatttctcaaatattgattacaatatatactaataaatttaatattcacTTCAGTTGTATGAGATGACAGGATGCTTTCAACTGATTCCTATTGAACTGTCAGCAACTGAACTGCagctcaaactatttcaaatatagtgaattaagctacaaactccATCATAATGCATTTGAGGTAGAGTAGGTTTGTGTTGgaatgcaaacattttatttgtaaatatcataatttttatgcttatttcagttaatatcaTGAACTAATGAGCTAATAAGCCAGTAGCAGTACggacagtgttgtgtaaacattgCTGAAGACTCGAAAAGAGGAACAGGCAAactgaatcaattgagtgaATCATTTACTAACCACTCAGATTGATTCAATCTTGTGACTgcgatcattcagttcaagcgattcactagcaaacaccagatcaaaagagccattcatgTTCAAATTTCAAATCACTTGTAAGaatttttgaaaatctgaatcaattaaataattgcGTTGCAAATTGATTCACTGTTTCGTAGCACTCCAACAGAATTGAGTATTGTggattatttgatttagattgggaccTCGTGGGTCGTGAAGCATTTGATTCTGATCGTGACTTCAGAATGGATTTATGaatctttttatttagattggaacttcgcagcaggttcgcaaatcattttgcgaattgaatgattcgtgatccgtgctccaaagtcccaatctgaaatgatggtttgtgaatcttttgatttggatcagaacttcagagcgtggatcatgaatcatttgattcagatcggaacttcagagcaggtttGTGAGTCCGTTTgagtttgaatacattttaaaatataatatatttctgtgatcaaagctgaattttcagcatcattactccagtcttcagtgtcacatgatccttcagaaatcattctaataaatttttactttcagatcggaacttcctGATCTGAAATTATGATTGGTGAATCTTTTGTTTCGGATCTGGTCTTTGAAGCAcagatcacgaatcatttgattcacatcAGGACTTCAATGCAACCTTGCGAatgttttgattcagatcagaactttgtaGCAGGTTTGTGAGTCATTttgtgaattgaatgattcgtgaTTTGCACGGCAAAGTTTTGATGTGAAAtgatggtttgtgaatcattattcagatcaggactacGGAGCACGGATCGgaaatcatttaattcacatCAGAACTTCTGAGCAGTTTTGCAGGTATTTTGATTCAGGTCGgaacatttgattcagattgggacttcggtgtgggttcacgaatcattttattcagatttgGAGCGTCTTTTCtgaatcgtttttttttttttttttaattaaacagtataaagcatcaaaccattaaggcagtgcagttataaaaacaaaacaaagaaaaaagaaagaaaacctgaactatagaaatattaactaatgttaacaaattatcTTTACAAATCATGAATAAAATCATGAGTAACTGTTTCCACAGTtctataaatacaaatgtaattatAGAAGTTCTTTACAAAAAATTGCCTTTAGATTTGAGGACATCCTAAAGAAAGGTTTTATCAGATTTAGTGACATCCAAGTGCAATTTTGTATGTGTAACACATATAATGACATGAACAATGTTACAATATAACCTCATCCATTATCAGCATGAGGCCGATACAGTGTGTTTATGTAACTTCATTTAATGTGTGTAACAGTTGAGTTACATAATGCGTAAATATTTATATCCTCAGATAACGCGGTGAAGTCAGAGAGCAGCTCCACCTCAGATTCCACCAATCAGGACACTGGTGAGTTATGGGACGGATCAGTGCGTTACATTAGCAGGATAATGAATTCGAGAGACTGAGATAAGAAGCAGTATTACAATGGCGGGATGAGTCGAGTGGACGGAGAGACCCCGCGGGGGACATTAGAGTCTTCACATCAATGAGTCAAAAGCCTGTTATTAACACTCGCTGAACTAATCCTCTCCCTATGGCATTTGTGATTCTCACAcattctctgtctctctctgtcagaAGATGCCTCTGACGGCCTGTCGCCCTCACAGCCCCGGCTGGTCTCGGGGAGCCCAGACAACAGGTTTTCTCGAAAACTCTCCCCCGTGGAGATCTATTACGAGATGAAAACACGCCGCAACTCTGTGGCCAGCTCAGCCAGGTACACACTCAGCAGAATTTGCTTTAATGCTCAGCATGGGAAAGGAGGAACAGCTGTTTTTCCACTTTATGGTGATTCAGCATTGATTAGCTGGCCTGGAATCACCTCGTTTAGATGAAAAACACTTTAAGTGGTTTGTAATTAAAACCTGATTCCAGAATAAAGGCTCTGTACCACTCAGTGATATTTAAGCAGCAAAGGAATAGTTCTTCCAAAAACGAAATCTTGCTCAATATTTactgatgagtttgtttcttcatcagaacagatttggagaaatttagcattacatcacttgctcaccagtggatcctctgcagtgaatgggtgccgtcagattgagagttcaaacagctgataaaaacatcacaataatccacaagtaatccatttAGTGAAGTGAAATGTTTGTCaggtgaattacttgtggattattgtgatgtttttatcagctgtttggactctcattctgacggcacccattcactgcagaggatttatTGGTGAGAAATTAGATGTGAGATGATAAAAGCATCCCAATAATCCACATGTAATCCATTTTGTGAGGTGAAATGTTTGTCaggtgaattacttgtggattattgtgatgtttttatcagctttttgatctctcattctgacggcacccattcactgcagaggaaccattggtgagcaagtgatgtaatgctaaaattctccaaatctgttctgatgaagaaacaatcaTGAATGGCCTGAGGTTTCATTATTTAGCATTTAGAGTTAGATTTAGCAgcacatcacttgctcaccagtggatcctctgcagtgaatgggtgccgtcagaatgagagtcaaaaCATCTGATAAAGACAtagcaataatccacaagtaatccatgcGACTCCAGTCCaccaatttttgttttgtgaggTGAAATGTTTgtcatgtggattattgtgatgttttatcagctgtttggactctcattctgatggcacccattcactgcagaggatccattggtgagaaatTGATGGTATGATAAAATTCTCCAAATATgctcagatgaagaaacaatcttgaatggcctgaggtttattcattatttagcATTTAGAGTTAGATTTAGCATTAcaccacttgctcaccaatggatcctctgcagtgaatgggtgccgtcagaatgagcgACCAAAGATGATAAAAGCATCCCAATAATCCGCATGTAATCCATTTTGTGAGGTGAAATGTTTGTCaggtgaattacttgtggattattgtgatgtttttttatcatttagagTTAGATTTAGCAgcacatcacttgctcaccaatggatcctctgcagtgaatgggtgccgtcagaatgagagtccaaacatctgataaaaacatagcaataatccacaagtaattcacatgACAAACATTTCAcctcacaaaacaaaaattggtGGACTGGAGTCccatggattacttgtggattattgtgatgtttttatcagctgtttggactctcaatctgacggcacccattcactgcagatgatccattgGTAAGAAAGCAATGTGAagctaaataaaacactaaatgcTACAACACTCAGGTTTGTTAACCGCTAGATTCATAACAGGATGACTAAACTCGTATTTTTCTCCCAGCCCGAGTCACTCTCTTCCACGAAGTGTGTCGAATCTGGAAGGTAGAAGTGTCCCGGCAACTCCGCTCCTGTCCCGCAATGGCATAGCAGGAGTGCACATCAGGTTACTAATgcacaaaacacacatgcacaaacatatATTACAACTCTGCACACATCAGCTGGAATGCTCTCTCAGATCAATGCCAAGTAAACACTTGGCTAATGGTTTATATTGTAGTTAAAAGCCCTGAATTGATAATGGCacaaacattttgattaaattacTTATTTGCAATAATGTGTAACGAAGTAATGGATGTCCAAGGAGGTTGAGTGTAAAGCCCCATTATTTCCTACtcaatttaattacacataCACAGCAGCTTGTTATGCCACAGCGCTGGGAGATACTGATATCAGCATGTACACTGATGCATTGTGTGGCTGTCATTTAATCAGCTTAAAGAAACAGTCCAGCCAAAAGTGAAAAGTCTAGCACTATTTGCTTACCCTTATggtgttccaaacctgtatgcatttctttgttctgcagaacacaaaagacgATATTTGAGAGAATGATGGTTCAcctttgacttccattgtatttttttgtttaatataagtCAGTAGGAACTGAAATGGTTTGGTTTCCAGCATTCTTTCAgagatcttcttttatgttccacagaacaaaaaaagtcatacaggtttcgAGCAAATAATAGCagttattcatttttgggtgaacaaatcCCTAACTCTAAATTTTAAACTTAAGCATGTAAGAATGAGTGCTTAAATCATATTACTTGTTTAGAGGTGTGTCATTACTGTACTAAgtctgcaattatttgatcaaaaatacagtataaacagtgaaatattattgcaatttaaaagaactgatttctgtttaaatatattttaaaatgtaatttattaatgcggtgcagagctgaattttcatcatcattactccagtcttcagtgtgacatgattcttcagaaatcattctaatatgctgatttgctgctcaagaaaaaaattcaatttccacatgcattattaaaatctaaagtTGTGTTAACATTAaagcactgtgaattaacatgaaccaACAATGAccaactgtattttcattaactaacattaacaaaggttaataaatactgtaataaatgtattggccattgttcgttcatgttagttaatacattaactaatattaactaacagaggcttattgtaaagtgttactatctttgatgaatagaaaattcaaaagaacaatatttatttgaaatagaaatattttgtaacattatgtcaCATTATTGTATccttaaaatataacatatattaatttaatatattaaattaatataatataaaaatattaatttctttcaaaaacaaaacttttactcaccccaaacctttaaacggtagtttatatattttaaaatttacataaaagtaatttaaataataatataaataataataaataatttaaatattaataaaattaaatgaaattattagcCTTTATATTGTCCATGTATTAAAGGgactaaaaaaatgttaaacaaaatatgcatttccaatataaaataaatattattctatACAACTAAAAAGTGGTCTACAAAACCTTAGTAAACAATccaattatattaatataaaatatgtaataattatgtactgtattatttaagccaataatattacattagtcaaatttgtttaaaaaaatgttacatactactgaactattaatttctttttttcttaaaatcttactgtggtcaaaaatatatgtacattacttttttgaagaagaagaagaagaagaagtctcttctgctcaccaagcctgcattttttttgttccaaaggagagcaaaaacagtacaattgtgaaatatttttactatttaaaataactgctttctatttgaatatattttaaaatgtaatttattcctgtgatttcaaagctgaatttttagcatcattactccagtcacatgatccttcagaaatcattctaatattctgatttgctgctcaaaaaatatttattattattattattatgttgaaaacaacagagtagaatttttttttcaggtttctttgatgaatagaaagtttagaagaacggcatttatctgaaatagagtcatttgtaacactataaattagtgtctttttcatcacttttgatcaatttaaagcatccttgataaataaaagtaataatttctatagTTTCTTTCtgactgactccaagcttttgaatggtatattgtataaagttacaaaaggtttttatttcataGAAAtgctttggatttttttttcatcaaagaatcctgaaaaaaatgtactcaactcttttaaatattcataataataataaaacatgttttttgagcagcaaatcagcatattagaatgatttctgaaggatcatgtgactggagtaatgatgctaaaaattcagctttgaaatcacaggaataaattacattttaaaatatattcaaatagaaaacactgattttaaatagtaaaaaaaatttcaaaattttacagttcttgctgtacttcagatcaaataaatgcaggtttaatGAGCAGAAAGGTttctttaaacaacatgtaaaaaacttttgactgctataTTTTAATGCTTCGTTTATTTGTGTAGGTCAGAATCATCCAGCGGCACCGCTGCCGTGAAGCAGTGGTCAGACAATCCCGAGGCGTCCCATCAGGTGCCTCTGCAGTCTCAGGAGGGGTCGTCCTCAGGGTCCTACGAGCAAGGGCACAGACGTAGCAATAGCTCCGAGACGTTACTCGACCGGCACGGCACCGCGGCGGAAGAcggaggtcaaaggtcaggcATGCCTGTACGAAACGGCCCGTACAAGAGCTCAGAAGCCATCATGGACACGACTTTAAAACAGGCGCAGCGGAGCAGCCCCGAACGGCAGGTAAACGGGCACACGGAACTGGCCCGTGTTCGCTCGACCTCGGGAGGTCGAGGAACGAACGGAGGTGGCGGTTACAGTGAAATCCTCATGGATTATGTGTGGGGGAAGCAGCAGAAGATGCAAGCTCAGCAACAACAAAGACTGCAGGTGCAAAGCAATGCAAAATCCCGTCCGTGGCCCGACGGTCCCAGTGCTCCTCCGCCTCCCTACAGGAACGGCTTTCCCCAGTCGCAGCAGCTTATCCTGGCCAGCGGCCCTCCGGCCTACAGCCCTCTCATGCTGAGAGGGAAACCCGGCGAGCCACGGAGGGTCAAAGTGTCTCGCACCAAATCCTGCGGCCCGTTCGTTCCCTCACAGCAGCACCAGCAAGAGTCCATCCTGCTCTCTGCCTACACCGAAACCACCACCTCCAATGGGACCGCCGTTAATGCCGCGCATAACCAGCAGGTCGAGCACCCACACAGACCGCCCCATTACCCTCTCGACTCCTCCGCACCCACCACCCCGGACGACCCCACGCGCAGCCTGCATAAGGCCCTGGCGCTGGAGGGGTTGAGAGACTGGTATCTGCGGAACGCGCTGGGGCAGACGGCCAACGGAGGGAAGGGTAAAGACGGGACGCAGACTCAGCGCAGGCGTACCACGTCCTCTCTGCACAACTCACAGCCCCATCCGCCCCTCAAACACCAGCCACAGTCTTTCCAAACAGACACGTCGTATCCACACATGCCCCAGTCTGCCACGTTTCATGGACACCCTCTACACGGCAGGTAATTCAACATACATTCACCAAGACACAGTGGTAAAGGAGCCCTtgtctttaaaaagtaaaaaataacattaaaaattaatgtaatataaatacataaatgtgtgtgtgtgtgtgtgtgtgtgtacagtagtcaacatttgaagtggatcaaaaactttcaaaatcaaaattgtcctaaaaccaaagcCATATCCGTTCTTTCTTTGATGACCTTTTtgtgatccacttcaaatgttcaAGACtgctatgtatatatattatgttttaaaaatcttagaaaattttaatgcattaggtATTGTTATTTTCTGCATATGCTAATGAATTTCAAGTTAActtacaaattaataattagatttttcattaacatatattttaaatgaataataataataacaacaacaatcataataatgtgttttgatttcaattaacattttaattattctctatttattttttatattaaatttattttctattttattatattttaaaatgtaatttattcccacgTGATCCTTAAACATGACAACATTgaacagtatatattttaaaataacatatgtacactattattaaaaagtagctgttttctgtttaaatatattttttcattaattttcattatgaTATTTGAATTAACAAGAATAATAAtgatgcattttgaatgaatagtatgtttttaaatgtacatttaaaatgtttatattaaaatattgttatgaaatattattggactttaaaataactgttttgcatttttaatatattttaaaatgtaatttattcccacgTGATCCTTGAACATGatttaacaatgaacaatagtataaattttaacttaacataattaatatttgaaaaaatgtatatttattatgtacgctattattcattaaaaaggttttttaatgctttaatgcaaaataatgctgcatttatttgatcaaaaatagagtaaaatattgtaagatatctgtaaaataataatataatatataatgtaacataatatgataatatatgtaataatgtatagtatataatatatataatagtgtACTTTAAATGAACAATGGTatgtatttcaattaacaattaattaattattttatattgaaatattattatgaaatattattttttctatctgaatatattttaaaatgtaatttatttccacATGATCATTGAACATGACTTAACAATAAACAAcggtatatattttaaattaacgtaattaatattttgacataacatttaaaatatatatgtatttattatatacactattattaaaaagttttcatgtTACAATAATGAAcaatagtatatttttaaattaacataatttgttaagattaataattaatttaaaattaaattaaattaattttaacataataaatattttaaatattttatgtttattataaacactgtaatttaaaagtttggggttggtaagattttttaaaagttttttatgcTTAATaacgctgcatttatttgatcaaaaatattaaaatattgtaagatattagtaatattttgaaatgttttttgcaatttttctaatatatttttggattaattttcattgtaatattttgaattaacacaatagtaataatggtatgttttttaatttaacatttttttattgaaatatcattgtgaaatattattggaattaaaaataactgctttctattttaatgtattttaaaatgtatttttttactaCATGATCCTTAAACATGACTTAATAATGAACAatagtatatttattaattaatataattaatttatattttaacataattcatattttaaatatttatattgattATACACTATCATGTAAACATTTGGAGTTTGTaagagttttaaaatgtttttgaaagaagtcttttttgCTCTTAATGCtgcgttttttaaaaatcaaaaatagagtaaaacgTTGTAAGATACTgctaatattgagaaatattattgcaatttaaaataggttttttctatctgaatatattttaaaatgtaatttatttctgtgatgcacagctgaatttttcatcggtcttcagtatcacatgatcattcagaaatcattctaatatgctgatttgctgcttaagaaatcatttgatcattttcaatgttgaaaacagttgagttgcttaatatttgtgCAGAAAtggtgatacatttttctttgacgtatgtaaataacagcatttatgtgaaatagggTTTTCTGTACCAATGCatgtatttccttttttttggattttaccTATCACACCTGATTTTGTCGTCTCTTCTTTCTTGTGACTTATAGGTCGATGGA contains:
- the ccdc120a gene encoding coiled-coil domain-containing protein 120 isoform X1, yielding MEVKGHLITGPELQAAMDSKQRAERMVELQERRRSLQTLLNTRIAELKRVCLQEAELTGEVPHDYPLETGEKVPHVRRRAGLSRSGSKHNTKNEEEDVSQRKTKKTLFSGALRRHADSEQHPPHSKRTVHRGCHTDNAVKSESSSTSDSTNQDTEDASDGLSPSQPRLVSGSPDNRFSRKLSPVEIYYEMKTRRNSVASSASPSHSLPRSVSNLEGRSVPATPLLSRNGIAGVHIRSESSSGTAAVKQWSDNPEASHQVPLQSQEGSSSGSYEQGHRRSNSSETLLDRHGTAAEDGGQRSGMPVRNGPYKSSEAIMDTTLKQAQRSSPERQVNGHTELARVRSTSGGRGTNGGGGYSEILMDYVWGKQQKMQAQQQQRLQVQSNAKSRPWPDGPSAPPPPYRNGFPQSQQLILASGPPAYSPLMLRGKPGEPRRVKVSRTKSCGPFVPSQQHQQESILLSAYTETTTSNGTAVNAAHNQQVEHPHRPPHYPLDSSAPTTPDDPTRSLHKALALEGLRDWYLRNALGQTANGGKGKDGTQTQRRRTTSSLHNSQPHPPLKHQPQSFQTDTSYPHMPQSATFHGHPLHGRSMELSLYQDTFSSKMQDMTLTESSADRPTPGTLV
- the ccdc120a gene encoding coiled-coil domain-containing protein 120 isoform X2, with protein sequence MDSKQRAERMVELQERRRSLQTLLNTRIAELKRVCLQEAELTGEVPHDYPLETGEKVPHVRRRAGLSRSGSKHNTKNEEEDVSQRKTKKTLFSGALRRHADSEQHPPHSKRTVHRGCHTDNAVKSESSSTSDSTNQDTEDASDGLSPSQPRLVSGSPDNRFSRKLSPVEIYYEMKTRRNSVASSASPSHSLPRSVSNLEGRSVPATPLLSRNGIAGVHIRSESSSGTAAVKQWSDNPEASHQVPLQSQEGSSSGSYEQGHRRSNSSETLLDRHGTAAEDGGQRSGMPVRNGPYKSSEAIMDTTLKQAQRSSPERQVNGHTELARVRSTSGGRGTNGGGGYSEILMDYVWGKQQKMQAQQQQRLQVQSNAKSRPWPDGPSAPPPPYRNGFPQSQQLILASGPPAYSPLMLRGKPGEPRRVKVSRTKSCGPFVPSQQHQQESILLSAYTETTTSNGTAVNAAHNQQVEHPHRPPHYPLDSSAPTTPDDPTRSLHKALALEGLRDWYLRNALGQTANGGKGKDGTQTQRRRTTSSLHNSQPHPPLKHQPQSFQTDTSYPHMPQSATFHGHPLHGRSMELSLYQDTFSSKMQDMTLTESSADRPTPGTLV